A single window of Mycobacteriales bacterium DNA harbors:
- the grpE gene encoding nucleotide exchange factor GrpE: MSDRDEGWDLDPDRVVVRDRRRLDPESGEVRKTAAGPAAPAPAAEPGTSTDAGTSTDAGTSAEGGSAADGGTDRVAELTADLQRVSAEYANYRKRVDRDRVAVVEMATAGLLSGLLPVLDDIDRARQHGDLTGAFAAVADSLAQLTGKLGLEQFGEPGDPFDPAVHEALMQAEPDPQASVATCAAVLQKGYRLSAGRVLRPARVSVAEPSAVAPDGT, from the coding sequence GTGAGTGACCGCGACGAGGGCTGGGACCTCGACCCCGACCGGGTGGTGGTGCGCGACCGGCGGCGGCTGGACCCGGAGTCCGGCGAGGTGCGTAAGACAGCGGCCGGTCCCGCGGCGCCGGCTCCGGCAGCCGAGCCCGGGACCAGCACCGACGCCGGGACCAGCACCGACGCCGGGACCAGCGCCGAGGGCGGTTCCGCGGCCGACGGCGGAACCGACCGGGTCGCCGAGCTGACGGCCGACCTGCAACGCGTGTCGGCGGAGTACGCCAACTACCGCAAGCGGGTGGACCGTGACCGGGTGGCGGTGGTCGAGATGGCGACGGCCGGGCTGCTGTCCGGGCTGCTGCCGGTGCTCGACGACATCGACCGGGCCCGTCAGCACGGCGACCTCACCGGCGCCTTCGCTGCGGTGGCCGATTCGCTGGCGCAGCTGACCGGCAAGCTCGGGCTCGAGCAGTTCGGAGAGCCGGGTGACCCCTTCGACCCCGCGGTGCACGAGGCGCTCATGCAGGCCGAGCCCGATCCGCAGGCCAGCGTCGCCACCTGTGCCGCGGTGCTGCAGAAGGGCTACCGGCTGTCCGCCGGCCGGGTCCTGCGCCCGGCGCGGGTCTCGGTCGCCGAGCCGTCGGCCGTAGCACCTGACGGAACCTGA
- the dnaJ gene encoding molecular chaperone DnaJ: MSARDYVEKDYYAALGVPKDASAADIKKAYRKLARDLHPDTNPGGEERFKEVSEAYDVLSDTARRKEYDEARSLFGSLGGVGGRAAGGYAGGGTPGFDLGDLFARAGGQATGGFGDVLGGLFGNTRGTAGRAPRRGADVEADVTLAFLDAVRGATVPLNLTTTGPCGTCGGSGAAPGTAPHACATCQGAGVTSRSQGGFAFSEPCRACRGSGRTVDTPCPTCAGAGRSVQTKTLNVRIPAGVTDGQKVRLAGRGGSGERGGPAGDLLVNVHVSLHRWFGRKDDHLTVTVPVTFPEAALGANVSVPTLDGPVTLKIPPGTTTGRTFRVRGRGVPGKGDLLVTVEVAVPQKLSGEAKKALEAFAAAAPEDPRAHLGEEVS; the protein is encoded by the coding sequence GTGAGCGCACGCGACTACGTGGAGAAGGACTACTACGCCGCTCTCGGCGTCCCCAAGGATGCCAGCGCGGCCGACATCAAGAAGGCCTACCGCAAGCTGGCCCGGGACCTGCACCCCGACACCAACCCGGGTGGCGAGGAGCGGTTCAAGGAGGTGTCGGAGGCCTATGACGTACTGTCCGACACCGCCAGACGCAAGGAGTACGACGAGGCGCGCAGTCTGTTCGGCAGCCTCGGCGGAGTCGGTGGACGCGCGGCGGGCGGCTACGCCGGCGGTGGCACACCCGGCTTCGATCTCGGCGACCTGTTCGCCCGGGCCGGTGGACAGGCCACCGGTGGCTTCGGCGACGTGCTCGGCGGTCTGTTCGGCAACACCCGCGGCACGGCGGGCCGCGCCCCGCGCCGAGGCGCCGACGTCGAGGCCGATGTCACGCTGGCGTTCCTCGACGCGGTGCGCGGCGCGACGGTGCCACTGAACCTGACGACGACCGGCCCGTGCGGGACCTGCGGGGGTTCCGGTGCCGCCCCGGGGACCGCGCCGCACGCCTGCGCGACGTGCCAGGGCGCCGGCGTGACCTCCCGCAGTCAGGGGGGTTTCGCCTTCAGCGAGCCCTGTCGGGCCTGCCGGGGCAGCGGCCGCACGGTCGACACCCCCTGCCCGACCTGCGCCGGCGCGGGCCGCTCGGTGCAGACCAAGACGCTCAACGTCCGCATCCCCGCCGGGGTCACCGACGGGCAGAAGGTGCGGCTTGCCGGCCGAGGCGGCTCGGGGGAGCGCGGCGGCCCCGCCGGTGACCTGCTGGTGAACGTGCACGTCTCGCTCCACCGGTGGTTCGGCCGCAAGGACGACCACCTGACGGTGACCGTCCCGGTCACCTTTCCCGAGGCCGCCCTCGGCGCGAACGTCAGCGTCCCGACCCTCGACGGCCCGGTCACGCTGAAGATCCCCCCGGGCACGACGACCGGCCGCACGTTCCGTGTCCGCGGTCGCGGGGTCCCCGGCAAGGGCGATTTGCTCGTGACGGTCGAGGTCGCCGTACCGCAGAAACTCAGCGGCGAGGCGAAGAAGGCGCTCGAGGCCTTCGCCGCCGCAGCGCCCGAGGACCCACGGGCGCACCTCGGCGAGGAGGTCTCGTGA
- a CDS encoding helix-turn-helix transcriptional regulator: MEEDRPVFVISVAAELSGMHPQTLRQYDRLGLVTPGRAGGGGRRYSSRDVALLREVQRLSQEEGVNLAGIKRVIELENQVEALQSRLAELTGELAATQTALANARGDALASMRRDLVPVRDAALVVWKPQKR; this comes from the coding sequence ATGGAGGAGGACCGGCCCGTCTTCGTCATCTCGGTCGCTGCCGAGCTGTCCGGGATGCACCCGCAGACGTTGCGGCAGTACGACCGGCTCGGCCTGGTGACACCTGGTCGCGCGGGCGGCGGCGGTCGCCGCTACTCCTCGCGCGACGTCGCCCTGCTGCGCGAGGTGCAGCGGCTCTCCCAGGAGGAGGGCGTCAACCTCGCCGGCATCAAGCGGGTCATCGAGCTGGAGAACCAGGTCGAGGCGCTGCAGTCCCGGCTGGCCGAGCTGACCGGGGAGCTGGCCGCGACGCAGACGGCGCTGGCGAATGCTCGCGGCGACGCGTTGGCCAGCATGCGTCGGGATCTGGTCCCCGTGCGCGACGCGGCGCTGGTGGTCTGGAAGCCACAGAAGCGCTAG
- the clpB gene encoding ATP-dependent chaperone ClpB: MDAERLTTKSQEAVSTAVRRAAAEGHPEVAPVHLLLALLDQGDGIAPALLQAVGADPAQVRSRAEVLLAALPQASGANVAAPGLSRALMAVMNVAQSKAKEVGDDYVSTEHLLVGLADSGGDVAELLKQQQALPKALVDAFAKVRGGMRRVTTQDPESTYKALEKYGVDLTDRARRGELDPVVGRDTEIRRVIQVLSRRTKNNPVLIGEPGVGKTAVVEGLAQRVVDGDVPESLRGKSIVALDLAAMVAGAQYRGQFEERLKAVLEEIKASEGQVVTFLDEMHTVVGAGRAEGSMDAGNMLKPMLARGELRMVGATTLDEFRTNIEKDPALERRFQQVLVGEPSVEDTVAILRGLKRRYEAHHKVEIADSALVAAATLSDRYIPARFLPDKAIDLVDEAASRLRMEIDSKPVEIDELQRAVDRMKMEELALERETDEASVERLEQLRREMADRSADLAALTARWDHEQSGLNRVGELKQQLDALRTEVEKAQREGDLTTASRLSYAEIPALEKELAEASAAAESADRMVEEQVGPDDIAQVVSAWTGIPAGRMLEGETAKLLRMEEELGRRLVGQVEAVRAVSDAVRRARTGISDPDRPTGSFLFLGPTGVGKTELAKALAEFLFDDERAMTRIDMSEYGEKHSVARLVGAPPGYVGYESGGQLTEVVRRRPYAVVLLDEVEKAHPDVFDVLLQVLDDGRLTDGQGRTVDFRNTILVLTSNLGSAFVSDPLLTSDQRRDKVLGVVRSAFKPEFLNRLDEVVVFDALGTAELARIVDLQVALLARRLLDRRLTLTVTEAAREWLTLTGYDPVYGARPLRRLVQKAIGDTLARALLAGEVRDGDEVVVDRAEDGNGLTVAPAVRAEV; this comes from the coding sequence GTGGACGCTGAGCGCCTGACCACCAAGAGCCAGGAGGCCGTGTCGACGGCCGTCCGGCGGGCCGCCGCCGAGGGTCATCCCGAGGTCGCGCCCGTCCATCTGCTGCTCGCCCTGCTCGACCAGGGCGACGGCATCGCGCCGGCGCTGCTGCAGGCGGTCGGCGCCGACCCGGCGCAGGTCCGCAGCCGGGCCGAGGTGCTGCTCGCCGCGCTGCCCCAGGCCAGCGGCGCGAACGTCGCCGCGCCGGGGCTGTCCCGCGCGTTGATGGCGGTCATGAACGTCGCCCAGAGCAAGGCCAAGGAGGTCGGTGACGACTACGTGTCGACCGAGCACCTCCTGGTCGGGCTGGCCGACTCCGGTGGTGACGTCGCCGAGCTGCTCAAGCAGCAGCAGGCGCTGCCCAAGGCGCTGGTGGACGCGTTCGCCAAGGTCCGCGGCGGGATGCGCCGGGTCACCACGCAGGACCCCGAGTCGACCTACAAGGCGCTGGAGAAGTACGGCGTCGACCTCACCGACCGGGCGCGCCGCGGCGAGCTCGACCCTGTCGTCGGCCGGGACACCGAGATCCGCCGCGTCATCCAGGTGCTCAGCCGCCGTACGAAGAACAATCCGGTGCTGATCGGTGAGCCGGGCGTCGGGAAGACGGCGGTCGTCGAAGGGCTCGCCCAGCGGGTCGTCGACGGCGACGTGCCGGAGAGCCTGCGGGGTAAGAGCATCGTCGCGCTGGACCTGGCCGCGATGGTGGCCGGAGCGCAGTACCGCGGGCAGTTCGAGGAGCGACTCAAGGCGGTGCTCGAGGAGATCAAGGCCTCCGAGGGGCAGGTCGTCACCTTCCTCGACGAGATGCACACCGTCGTCGGCGCCGGCCGGGCAGAGGGGTCGATGGACGCCGGCAACATGCTCAAGCCGATGCTCGCCCGGGGCGAGTTGCGGATGGTCGGGGCCACCACGCTGGACGAGTTCCGCACCAACATCGAGAAGGACCCGGCGCTGGAGCGGCGTTTCCAGCAGGTCCTCGTCGGCGAGCCGTCGGTCGAGGACACCGTCGCCATCCTGCGCGGCCTCAAGCGCCGCTACGAGGCGCACCACAAGGTGGAGATCGCCGACTCGGCCCTGGTCGCCGCCGCGACGCTGTCCGACCGCTACATCCCCGCCCGCTTCCTGCCGGACAAGGCGATCGACCTGGTCGACGAGGCCGCCTCCCGGCTGCGGATGGAGATCGACAGCAAGCCGGTCGAGATCGACGAGCTGCAGCGCGCCGTGGACCGGATGAAGATGGAGGAGCTGGCGCTCGAGCGGGAGACCGACGAGGCGTCGGTGGAGCGGCTGGAGCAATTGCGGCGCGAGATGGCCGATCGTTCAGCGGATCTGGCTGCTCTGACTGCGCGCTGGGATCACGAGCAGTCCGGCCTCAACCGGGTCGGCGAGCTCAAGCAGCAGCTCGACGCTCTGCGCACGGAGGTCGAGAAGGCCCAGCGCGAGGGCGATCTCACCACCGCGTCGCGGCTGTCGTACGCCGAGATCCCCGCGCTGGAGAAGGAGCTGGCCGAGGCGAGCGCAGCAGCCGAGAGCGCCGACCGGATGGTCGAGGAGCAGGTCGGCCCGGACGACATCGCCCAGGTCGTCAGCGCGTGGACCGGCATCCCGGCCGGCCGGATGCTCGAGGGCGAGACCGCCAAGCTGCTGCGCATGGAGGAGGAGCTGGGACGGCGGCTGGTCGGCCAGGTCGAGGCGGTGCGGGCCGTCTCCGATGCCGTACGCCGCGCCCGGACCGGGATCTCCGACCCGGACCGGCCGACCGGCTCGTTCCTGTTCCTCGGGCCGACCGGCGTCGGCAAGACCGAGCTGGCCAAGGCGCTGGCGGAGTTCCTGTTCGACGACGAGCGCGCGATGACCCGCATCGACATGAGCGAGTACGGCGAGAAGCACTCGGTGGCCAGGCTGGTCGGCGCGCCGCCCGGCTACGTGGGCTACGAGTCGGGCGGCCAGCTCACCGAGGTGGTCCGCCGCCGGCCGTACGCCGTGGTGCTTCTCGACGAGGTCGAGAAGGCGCATCCGGACGTCTTCGACGTGCTGCTGCAGGTGCTCGACGACGGCCGGCTGACCGATGGCCAGGGTCGGACGGTCGACTTCCGGAACACGATCCTGGTGCTCACATCGAATCTGGGCAGCGCCTTCGTCAGCGACCCGTTGCTCACGTCCGACCAGCGCAGGGACAAGGTGCTGGGCGTCGTCCGCTCGGCGTTCAAGCCGGAATTCCTCAACCGGCTCGACGAGGTCGTGGTCTTCGACGCGCTCGGGACAGCAGAGCTGGCCCGGATCGTCGACCTGCAGGTCGCCCTGCTCGCCAGGCGGCTGCTCGACCGGCGGCTCACGCTGACTGTCACGGAGGCGGCGCGCGAGTGGCTGACGCTGACCGGCTACGACCCCGTCTACGGCGCCCGGCCGCTGCGCCGGCTGGTGCAGAAGGCGATCGGGGACACTCTCGCCCGGGCGCTGCTCGCAGGCGAGGTGCGTGACGGGGACGAGGTGGTGGTGGACCGGGCCGAGGACGGCAACGGGCTGACCGTCGCGCCGGCGGTGCGCGCCGAGGTGTAA
- a CDS encoding SDR family oxidoreductase translates to MTTALVTGATAGIGAAFARQLAGRGHDLVLVARDAARLESKAEQLRSYGVQVEVLPADLADDEGCAVVEKRCAAGIDLLVNNAGLGTTGAFHEVDLADEEHLLRLNVRAVLRLTHAALAPMVVRRSGAVVNVGSVAGFAPGTRSATYSASKAWVTNFSESLHLQYSAQGVKVLALCPGFTRTEFHSRGQMDTSGIPEPMWLAADDVVRTALTDLGKGKSLSVPGAQYKAIVAATRMIPASVQRSVVRGLQSRFPGRNP, encoded by the coding sequence ATGACCACTGCACTCGTCACAGGTGCGACGGCCGGCATCGGTGCCGCCTTCGCCCGCCAGCTCGCCGGCCGCGGGCACGACCTGGTCCTGGTCGCCCGTGATGCCGCCCGGTTGGAGAGCAAGGCTGAGCAGCTGCGGTCCTACGGCGTGCAGGTCGAGGTCCTGCCGGCCGACCTCGCCGACGACGAGGGCTGCGCCGTCGTCGAGAAGCGCTGCGCCGCCGGAATCGACCTGCTGGTGAACAACGCCGGCCTCGGGACCACGGGCGCGTTCCACGAGGTCGACCTGGCCGATGAGGAGCACCTGCTGAGGCTGAACGTGCGGGCCGTGCTGCGGCTCACGCACGCGGCGCTCGCGCCCATGGTCGTCCGCCGTAGCGGCGCGGTCGTCAACGTCGGCAGCGTCGCCGGCTTCGCCCCCGGCACCCGCTCCGCCACCTACAGCGCGTCCAAGGCCTGGGTCACCAACTTCAGCGAGTCGCTGCACCTGCAGTACTCCGCACAGGGTGTGAAGGTGCTCGCCCTGTGTCCGGGCTTCACCCGCACCGAGTTCCACAGCCGCGGGCAGATGGACACCAGCGGCATCCCGGAGCCGATGTGGCTGGCTGCCGACGACGTCGTGCGTACCGCGCTCACCGACCTGGGCAAGGGGAAGTCGCTGAGCGTGCCGGGCGCGCAGTACAAGGCGATCGTCGCCGCCACCCGGATGATCCCGGCGAGCGTCCAGCGCAGCGTCGTGCGCGGGCTGCAGAGCCGCTTCCCCGGCCGCAACCCCTGA
- the pyrE gene encoding orotate phosphoribosyltransferase: MTDREQLLSLVRDLAVVHGRVTLSSGREADYYVDLRRITLSGLAAPLVGRQLLELTADLDYDAVGGLTMGADPIAAAMLHAAAAQGRRLDAFVVRKQAKAHGLQRRVEGPDIAGRRVLVVEDTTTTGGSPLTALAAVREAGATPVAVATIADRDTGAGQKIEAEGVPYRHLYSLQDLDLG; the protein is encoded by the coding sequence GTGACCGACCGCGAGCAGTTGCTGTCCCTCGTCCGCGACCTCGCCGTGGTGCACGGGCGGGTCACGCTGTCCTCCGGCCGCGAGGCCGACTATTACGTCGATCTGCGCCGCATCACGCTGTCCGGCCTGGCCGCGCCCTTGGTGGGCCGCCAGCTGCTCGAGCTCACCGCCGATCTGGACTACGACGCGGTCGGCGGCCTCACCATGGGTGCCGACCCGATCGCCGCCGCGATGCTGCACGCAGCAGCCGCGCAGGGCCGGCGGCTGGACGCGTTCGTGGTGCGCAAGCAGGCCAAGGCGCACGGCCTGCAGCGCCGCGTCGAGGGACCGGACATCGCGGGGCGGCGGGTGCTCGTCGTCGAGGACACCACCACCACCGGCGGTTCGCCGCTGACCGCACTGGCCGCGGTGCGCGAGGCGGGGGCCACCCCCGTGGCGGTGGCGACGATCGCCGACCGGGACACCGGCGCCGGCCAGAAGATCGAGGCCGAGGGGGTGCCGTACCGCCATCTCTACTCGCTGCAGGACCTCGACCTGGGCTGA
- a CDS encoding VTT domain-containing protein, with translation MLAASSVPLALGPEWLSPDALVKAGLVVLLLVVFVESGLLVGFFLPGDSLLFTAGLLINTQDVLPLWLVLLTVPIAAIAGDQVGYYIGKKAGPHVFNRPDSRFFQQEYVDKAYAYFEKYGARTIVIARFVPIVRTFAPVCAGVGRMRYRTFLTYNVIGGLLWGAGVVLLGYFLGQIAFVADNIEAMILGIVALSVLPIVVEVLRARRTQRSGPPAERRELPEDIPIE, from the coding sequence ATGCTCGCCGCCTCCTCCGTCCCGCTCGCCCTGGGCCCCGAGTGGCTGTCGCCGGACGCCCTGGTCAAGGCCGGACTGGTCGTGCTGCTGCTCGTCGTCTTCGTCGAGAGCGGCCTGCTGGTGGGCTTCTTCCTGCCGGGTGACTCGCTGCTGTTCACCGCCGGGCTGCTCATCAACACCCAGGACGTCCTGCCGCTGTGGCTGGTGCTGCTGACCGTACCGATCGCAGCGATCGCCGGCGACCAGGTCGGCTACTACATCGGCAAGAAGGCCGGGCCGCACGTCTTCAACCGTCCCGACTCGCGCTTCTTCCAGCAGGAGTACGTCGACAAGGCCTATGCGTACTTCGAGAAGTACGGCGCCCGGACGATCGTCATCGCCCGCTTCGTGCCGATCGTGCGGACCTTCGCGCCGGTCTGCGCGGGCGTCGGGCGGATGCGCTACCGCACGTTCCTGACCTACAACGTGATCGGCGGCCTGCTGTGGGGTGCGGGCGTCGTGCTGCTCGGCTACTTCCTCGGGCAGATCGCCTTCGTCGCGGACAACATCGAGGCGATGATCCTCGGCATCGTCGCGCTGTCGGTGCTGCCGATCGTGGTCGAGGTGCTCCGCGCGCGGCGCACCCAGCGGTCAGGGCCGCCGGCCGAGCGGCGCGAGCTGCCGGAGGACATCCCGATCGAGTAG
- a CDS encoding FAD-dependent oxidoreductase → MARERLVVIGGDAAGMSAASQARKRRGESDLEIVAFERGRATSYSACGIPYWIGGVVGSEAELISRSPEQHRANGIDVRLCTEVVAIDLAGRRVTARDLLTGREYDEPYDALVYATGSVPMRPTAEGFQAPGVYGVQVLDDGEDLIAELDSGRVERVVVVGGGYIGLELAEACKVRGLDVTVVNRSPTPIGTFDPDIGEFIRDAVAGLGITLVFGQPATRVETGTDGRAVAVHTADGRRLPADLVILGLGVRPNVDLAQAAGIPLGSSGGIRVDNRMRTDVPGVWSAGDCVETWHRLSGQRMVVALGTHANKQGRVVGINLGGGYATFPGVVGTAVTKVCDLEVARTGLSEAEAEAAGYRFVTAHVDSTTRAGYFPGAEPIRVKLTAEKRTGKLLGAQLAGREGAAKRIDVLATAIWNQMSVDEVLGLDLSYAPPFAPVWDPVLIAARKAFEVVEADIARDVRDGNHG, encoded by the coding sequence ATGGCACGCGAGCGGCTGGTGGTCATCGGCGGCGACGCCGCGGGCATGAGCGCGGCCAGTCAGGCCCGTAAGCGCCGGGGCGAGAGCGACCTGGAGATCGTCGCGTTCGAGCGCGGCCGCGCCACCTCGTACTCCGCCTGCGGAATCCCGTACTGGATCGGCGGGGTGGTCGGCAGCGAGGCGGAGCTGATCTCGCGCAGTCCGGAGCAGCACCGGGCCAACGGCATCGACGTCCGGCTGTGCACCGAGGTCGTGGCGATCGACCTGGCCGGCCGCCGCGTGACGGCGCGCGACCTGCTCACCGGCCGGGAGTACGACGAGCCGTACGACGCGCTGGTCTACGCCACGGGCAGCGTGCCGATGCGCCCGACGGCTGAGGGCTTCCAGGCCCCCGGGGTCTACGGCGTGCAGGTGCTCGACGACGGTGAGGACCTCATCGCCGAGTTGGACAGCGGCCGGGTCGAGCGTGTGGTCGTCGTCGGTGGCGGCTACATCGGCCTGGAGCTGGCCGAGGCGTGCAAGGTCCGCGGTCTCGACGTCACCGTCGTGAACCGGTCGCCGACACCGATCGGCACCTTCGACCCCGACATCGGGGAGTTCATCCGCGACGCCGTCGCCGGACTCGGCATCACCCTGGTCTTCGGCCAGCCGGCCACCCGCGTCGAGACGGGGACCGACGGCCGGGCGGTCGCCGTCCACACCGCCGACGGCCGCCGGCTGCCGGCCGACCTGGTCATCCTCGGGCTGGGAGTGCGCCCCAACGTCGACCTCGCCCAGGCCGCCGGCATCCCGCTGGGCTCCTCGGGTGGGATCCGGGTCGACAACCGGATGCGCACGGACGTGCCCGGCGTCTGGTCGGCCGGCGACTGCGTCGAGACCTGGCACCGGCTGTCCGGCCAGCGGATGGTCGTCGCGCTCGGCACGCACGCCAACAAGCAGGGCCGGGTCGTCGGCATCAACCTGGGCGGCGGCTACGCCACCTTCCCGGGGGTCGTCGGTACCGCGGTCACCAAGGTGTGTGACCTGGAGGTCGCCCGCACGGGCCTGTCGGAGGCCGAGGCGGAGGCGGCCGGCTACCGCTTCGTCACCGCGCACGTCGACTCGACCACCCGCGCCGGCTACTTCCCGGGCGCCGAGCCGATCCGGGTGAAGCTGACCGCCGAGAAGCGCACGGGCAAGCTGCTCGGCGCCCAGCTCGCCGGGCGCGAGGGGGCGGCCAAACGGATCGACGTGCTCGCCACCGCCATCTGGAACCAGATGAGCGTCGACGAGGTGCTCGGCCTCGACCTGTCCTACGCGCCGCCGTTCGCGCCGGTCTGGGACCCGGTGCTCATCGCGGCGCGCAAGGCCTTTGAGGTGGTCGAGGCCGACATCGCCCGGGACGTCCGCGACGGCAACCACGGCTGA
- the fbaA gene encoding class II fructose-bisphosphate aldolase has product MPIATPDAYAEMLDRAKVGRFAYPAINVTSSQTLVAALRGFAEAQSDGIVQISTGGAEYLSGSTVKDMVLGAQSLAEYAHQVAKAYDVQIALHTDHCPKDKLDSYMRPLIAISQERVAAGREPLFQSHMWDGSAIELEENLSIAKELLEQCAAARMVMELEIGVVGGEEDGVENAINEKLYTTPGDALRTAEVLGTGENGRYLLAATFGNVHGVYKPGNVKLAPSILKDIQDAVGAKTGADKPFDLVFHGGSGSLLEEIREALDHGVVKMNVDTDTQYAFTRPVAHHMFTQYEGVLKVDGEVGNKKLYDPRAWGKAAETSMAARVVRACADLRSTGTRIS; this is encoded by the coding sequence GTGCCGATCGCCACACCCGACGCCTACGCCGAGATGCTCGACCGGGCCAAGGTCGGCCGTTTCGCCTATCCGGCGATCAACGTCACCAGCTCGCAGACGCTCGTCGCGGCGCTGCGCGGCTTCGCGGAGGCGCAGTCCGACGGCATCGTGCAGATCTCCACCGGCGGGGCCGAGTACCTGTCCGGCAGCACCGTCAAGGACATGGTGCTCGGCGCGCAGTCGCTCGCGGAGTACGCCCACCAGGTCGCGAAGGCCTACGACGTGCAGATCGCGTTGCACACCGACCACTGCCCCAAGGACAAGCTCGACAGCTACATGCGCCCGCTGATCGCGATCAGCCAGGAGCGGGTCGCCGCCGGCCGCGAGCCGTTGTTCCAGTCGCACATGTGGGACGGCTCGGCCATCGAGCTCGAGGAGAACCTGTCGATCGCGAAGGAGCTGCTCGAGCAGTGCGCGGCCGCCCGGATGGTGATGGAGCTGGAGATCGGGGTCGTCGGCGGCGAGGAGGACGGCGTCGAGAACGCCATCAACGAGAAGCTGTACACCACGCCCGGGGACGCGCTGCGTACCGCGGAGGTGCTCGGCACCGGCGAGAACGGCCGCTACCTGCTGGCGGCGACCTTCGGCAACGTGCACGGCGTCTACAAGCCCGGCAACGTCAAGCTCGCGCCGTCCATCCTGAAGGACATCCAGGACGCCGTCGGCGCGAAGACCGGTGCCGACAAGCCCTTCGACCTGGTCTTCCACGGCGGGTCCGGCTCGCTGCTGGAGGAGATCCGGGAGGCGCTGGACCACGGCGTCGTGAAGATGAACGTCGACACCGACACCCAGTACGCCTTCACCCGACCCGTCGCACATCACATGTTCACGCAGTACGAGGGTGTCCTGAAGGTCGACGGCGAGGTCGGCAACAAGAAGCTGTACGACCCGCGTGCCTGGGGCAAGGCGGCCGAAACGAGCATGGCCGCCCGGGTGGTACGTGCCTGTGCGGACCTCCGGAGCACCGGCACCCGCATCAGTTGA
- a CDS encoding transglycosylase family protein translates to MSDLLSLALFPRKTARHAKPSKAVPVMMAGGMTAAFAATDAAVVASSASAGGTMAQFERLASCESGGRWDINTGNGYYGGLQFNLATWRGVGMSGYPHQASRSTQIAAGQKLHSQRGWSPWPACSRKLGLAGDGGSTATSSTTQPTLSSAERRAAAQRASRKRAAVVAQAQAQAQARAARIAAIRALEVTAPPRFDGHVLTVEDRSTYRIAVKHWQRRMAARGWTITVDGHFGPQTARAAAAFAREKQVSTPRGTVDQQLWDLAWTSAVVLAGPDGHQQPVAERARFDRPRAVAGGRSLP, encoded by the coding sequence GTGTCCGACCTGCTGTCCCTGGCCCTTTTCCCGCGCAAGACCGCCCGGCACGCCAAGCCCTCGAAGGCGGTCCCGGTCATGATGGCCGGTGGCATGACCGCGGCCTTCGCCGCCACCGACGCCGCAGTGGTCGCCTCGTCGGCCTCGGCCGGCGGGACGATGGCGCAGTTCGAGCGGCTCGCCTCCTGCGAGAGCGGCGGCCGCTGGGACATCAACACCGGCAACGGCTACTACGGCGGGCTCCAGTTCAACCTGGCCACCTGGCGCGGGGTCGGCATGAGTGGCTACCCGCACCAGGCCAGCAGGTCCACCCAGATCGCGGCCGGGCAGAAGCTGCACAGCCAGCGTGGCTGGTCCCCCTGGCCGGCCTGCTCCCGCAAGCTCGGGCTGGCCGGCGACGGCGGCTCCACGGCCACGTCCTCCACCACGCAGCCGACGCTTTCGTCTGCCGAGCGCCGGGCCGCAGCGCAGCGGGCCAGCCGCAAGCGGGCGGCTGTCGTGGCCCAGGCCCAGGCCCAGGCCCAGGCGCGCGCCGCGCGGATCGCCGCGATCCGTGCCCTCGAGGTGACGGCGCCGCCTCGTTTCGACGGCCACGTCCTGACGGTCGAGGACCGCTCGACCTACCGGATCGCCGTCAAGCACTGGCAGCGCCGGATGGCGGCCCGTGGTTGGACGATCACCGTGGATGGCCACTTCGGGCCACAGACCGCCCGGGCCGCCGCGGCGTTCGCCCGCGAGAAGCAGGTCTCGACTCCCCGCGGCACGGTGGACCAGCAGCTGTGGGACCTGGCCTGGACCTCCGCGGTCGTGCTAGCCGGCCCGGACGGCCACCAGCAGCCCGTAGCCGAGCGCGCCCGTTTCGACCGCCCGCGCGCAGTCGCGGGCGGTCGAAGCCTGCCGTAG